AAAGAACTGCAGCAACTCTTGACCGAGTTGGGCCTGCTAGAGGTGAAGACCTACATCCAGAGCGGCAATGCAGCCTTTCGCGCCGCCGAGGCCGATCGCGCGGTGCTGGAGCAGCGCATTACCGAAGCTATCCGCCTGCAATATGAGTTTACCCCGCAAGTGATGGTGCTCACCGCTGGACAACTGGAGGAAGCCGCCCGCCGCAATCCCTTCCCCGAGGCGGAGGCCGATCACAAGACGCTGCACCTCAGCTTTCTCGCCGCCACGCCCACCGAGCCCGAGTTGGACAAGCTGGAGGCCGTGCGAGGAGAGAACGAGCGCTTCCAGCTGATCGACCGTGTCTTTTACCTGCACGCGCCCGGCGGCATTGGCCGTTCCAAGCTCGCCGAGCGTGTCGAGCGCTGCCTCGGCGTCCCGGCGACCAGCCGCAACTGGCGCACCGTCTGCCAGATGCGCGAGATCGTGGCCAAAATGTAACGCCAAGTGTTGCTTCGAGTGGTGGCACCCCTCCAGGGTGCATTCCCGAGTTTGGAAAAACCCGGGGTGTCGATCCGCTATGGCGGATCTCAACCCCGCGCTAAGGGCTGGCAAGCCTCTGGCTTGCTGGATGATGCAGCATCCCGGAGGGATGCCATCCCTAAGCCGGTGGTTGAGGACGCATTGCGTCCGACACCACCGGACTATACCGTACCGGTGACTGCACCCTGAAGGGGTGCCACCTCTGATCAGTCCGCTCAATGAAACATTACAGCCGCGCCGAGCCCAGATCCCGGAGCTGGACCGGGCGACCGAGGCGGTGGCGGATGCGGGCGCAGAGCAGGATGAAGACTTCCGCTGTGGTATAGGCGTCGCCGGAGGCGGTATGGCGGGCGTGGACGGGGAGGTCGAGGTTGGAGCACACTTCGTCGAGCGTGGGCGGCTTTTGGTTGGGGTAGCCGGAGCGGCGGAAGGCCTCCAGTTCCTGCATCGCGAGCAGCGCCGTGTCGATTGCGCGGTGGCGCAGACGCACGTTGAAGTGTTTGTGCGCCGCGCGGTCGAGCATGCCCAGGTCGAACGCGATGTGGTGGCCCACGACGAGGTGGGTGCCGAGCAATGGCAGCAGCTCGCCCAGCACTTCTTTTTCGGGCGTGCCCGCTGCCGTCTCGGAGGGCAGGATGCCGTGCACGCTCACGGCGGCATTGGCGGCGGCCTCGGGCTGGTAGACGATCCACTCCTGCGAGCTGGCGATCAGGATCTCGCGCTCTTTTACCTCCACCGTGGCGACCGACAGGATGCGGTCGCGCGCGAGATCGAACCCGGTCGTCTCGGCATCGAGCACCACGACGGGCAGTTGGGCCAGCGGGGCCTTGCTGTTGAACTTGTAGCGCGACTGGTCGAGGTATTGCCGGGCGACGGGCTCTAGCTTGCCCCGGCGGCGGAACAGCTTGCCGATCATCGGTTGCGGGGTTCGAGGTGGAATTCGACCTGCAGGTTGCGTTGGCCCATGCGCACGACGTCGAACACGCTGGAGAGGTAGGTGCGCTCCATCTTGGTCAGCGCGTTGGGCTCGATGTAGCGCCCGGTGTCGCCACGCTTCAGGCCGGTGAGGATCCGCAGGCGCAGGAGGAAGTCGTAGGAATCGTAGGCGAGGCTGGCCCACTCCTTC
This genomic stretch from Verrucomicrobiota bacterium JB022 harbors:
- a CDS encoding 3'-5' exonuclease; translation: MIGKLFRRRGKLEPVARQYLDQSRYKFNSKAPLAQLPVVVLDAETTGFDLARDRILSVATVEVKEREILIASSQEWIVYQPEAAANAAVSVHGILPSETAAGTPEKEVLGELLPLLGTHLVVGHHIAFDLGMLDRAAHKHFNVRLRHRAIDTALLAMQELEAFRRSGYPNQKPPTLDEVCSNLDLPVHARHTASGDAYTTAEVFILLCARIRHRLGRPVQLRDLGSARL
- a CDS encoding DUF1697 domain-containing protein, encoding METYVAWLRGINVGGANKLPMKELQQLLTELGLLEVKTYIQSGNAAFRAAEADRAVLEQRITEAIRLQYEFTPQVMVLTAGQLEEAARRNPFPEAEADHKTLHLSFLAATPTEPELDKLEAVRGENERFQLIDRVFYLHAPGGIGRSKLAERVERCLGVPATSRNWRTVCQMREIVAKM